The genomic segment aaaaggcaaccaatcatatcgcTGCAGTTTCCCATAAAGGTGTTGGATGGCTATCACGTTTTCCCATGCCTCGAAAAATAACCTCTCATCATTACCTTGGTAACTACACTAcgaccaatataaataacccctaaaaatcattttttactttttaccttttactttctcctcaagaacactgaagaataGAGCGTAAAATACCCAGAAACTCGGACAATCTTGGCGACTCACGGAATTTCTTCCCAGCCACTTAGCATCTTGGAAATTCGCTCCAatctttattcaagtaagtttctcaaaCTTTTCAGTCGCTGAAATGCAATATCTGTTTTATATCTGTTTCGGCCTttgagttcttgcatgttcttggaaaaaattgttttggggtaaatgggtatgtaGATATGAGCACAATAAGATAAGGAAAAAACACTACAGGAGGCCTAGGAATTGGCTTGGGAGTTAAGAATATTGAGTTAGGGCGTCAAATCaaagtaaaattttgatttttaagcatgcagaaaaaactgggtttttcccgccctttcagagtgaaaagttttttctgaaaaacttttcacttatactttttaatctgttttccaAGTTgttcgcatattatttagtgtttacgttaggatgatgctggtcgtataaaagtttaacttttatacacgagcaacgttatcccaacgctTCCACTTCTTTAGTCTATTGgccatagattctcatctccccttctctgtacgcagattttcatgcacgacccgaGGGGAGGTGAGAAGCcgatcgacgacgacttgctcaCACAGTTACTCGAAGATCAGGAACAACCTTTGCTACAAATTCTTGAAACTCCTTTTTCTCATAACCCTTTTAATAAACCTTCGATCAGTCCaacaaacatgggtcgagtaaaatccattgctcaaaagagaaagaaaacagCCACTCCTCCTGTCGaacagcctgctcctcaggctgaaaaTCCATCGACCAGCCCTCAGTCTGAAAAAACTTCCTTGCAAGAAATCCAAATAAAAGCCTGCCTTCAAGATGTCCTTCGACCAaaggtcgaatggtacgttgcacCTCCTAGCAatattacagctaggatggtaaggaattacctcaagaagtacggacttcctaGGGTAACCCTAATCAAACAATCCATCGACTAGCGAGCAAACCTACCTGgggcgccttcagtgcctggtcgagatatcatattgaggcaagggcaaccttgcctcttcatccatttttccagggggtggccaactatttcgaggtcgcccccttccaaatcaccccaaacggatatagagtgctctttgctctctatattctttacaaccataagaagtggcccgttccgacgccacatgagatcaattctctctttgatctcaaatccaaccccaacaaaaaaaacacggggttctttcacttctATCACCAAGAATCTGCTCGCACTTTCCTTAGTGATattacccacaagtccaacgtgtgaaagtacttccaagagtactttttaacaatggatctggtcgccaacaatctagccttcactgaaggaggtaagtTATTTATTCACCGGTCATTCATTTCCTTTAACTTTTCTGCACACTCCTTAGAACCTTGGTGTTATTCAGGTCCATGGCAcagaccagctcctactccagagaaGGAGATATGAGCAACATCCCTGGCCAGTATGACCAatatagaaaaaagcatcaaagagCTGGTCCCGGAGAATAATCTAAGGTTGGTtagccttttggcccctcaccaggatgtgagggaaacaACTGCAGGGAGTGCTACCGGTGAAGAAGTTCCCGATCAGCACCACCATGTGTCACAACCTTCGAGGAGGAGGACAACAGGAGTGActatcagggaaccttccaacaCCCTGCGAGCAGCTGCTGCCCCTGCTCCACCAGGAAAGGGCAAGCAGAAGGCCTCTGAGCATCATGAGCCTACTCTAgagtcttcggatgagaacggtattgACTTTTCACTCTTAAACAGTTTGCCCattccttgtcatttatttgatggggacggcaactttaaatacacgcctagtttaaattcagacttcttcaagccagagagtgagtgtattaGTTGTACAGTAAATAATGTAgcaaccagtagttgtagctcggatattttatttataatttctttACTCTCATTTCTTCGATTTAGCAAGCACCTCTAATTATATTGTCTGACTGTTCGTATGTTTCCTTCCTTGCAGAGCCTTCGACTTGTACACCAACCCTACTTTCGTCACTCCTGCGAGCAGGAAGAAATCGAATAGGTGCCAGCCAGGAGAAGGCTGCAGTGACCCATCTGTAAAGAGGGCTCGGACAGAGGACCCTCCTGCACCAACTCCTTCCAAAGAGACAACTCCCCCTCCAAGCCCTACCGGCCAGACTCCTCCAGCGCCCATCGACCAGAATCCTTCAGCTCCTGCTAACCCAAGTCCTGCTACTCAGCCAGATAAAACTCTAGTCGAGGCGATATTGAACTCTGATTGCACTTCGGCCAGTGACAGGTTGAAGAAACTGTCCAGACACCGGCATAGTTTGGAATCTTTCAACAACACTCATACCATGCCGGTCGGCCAGCTCCTCAGCCGTGGGCTGAACGAACTACTCACAGTAAGACGTCACTTCCATTATGGTTTGATTGTTCATCTCTCTGATAGATACTAACAGCCTTTTCACTTTTATCTTCTTATCGCAGGGGATTCTGACTGTGAGTACCAGTTGGCGCTGCTCGGAGGAGGTGGTTGCCAAGAAGGCTGAAGAGATCAAGGCGGCTGAAGAGAGGCTGGTCGAGGAGCATAAGGTGGTTGAAGCCAAGCACACTGAAGAGTTGCGAGTAGCTGAGGCTAAGatcgccaagctcgaggaggaattGAAGAAGAAAGCAGACACTGTTGCCAAAATTACTGCCTCCAAAGATAAGTACAAAGAAGCCTCACTGATAAACTATCGagaagcccacaagcttcaatAGGAGTTGGAAATCAGCCGCAAAGAGGTTTCTGACCTTGAGGAGGCCAACGTGCGCAACCTGGAGAAGTACGAGGGAGCAATGTTCCAATGCTTCTACATGTTCTAGAAAAGCAACCCCAAGGCTGACTTTACTTGTCTACCTGACCCTATAAGGGAGGCTGAGTTGACGAAGTGTGCTGCCCACCTAGAGGAGGAGAAGGCTCAAGGGTCTCCTGAGATCTCTCTAGCAACAGGCATTGAGGGTGCCAACGAAGATGCTAGGGTCATAGTCATCCAACAGCCCAAAAAAAGTCTCAACAGGATCCTCCGGCCACTTCATAAATTTATctgtttttatttaaatttaacttGTAGTTTAAGACACACAAGCTATGGTTTATTATGtcgagacaatttatatttttactgctgcatgggcagcttttccttataacagacaattacatccgagcagtaactgctcgcagtgtaaaggatttctcttttgatattataatattttcatcttattataacatctgttcgcatgaccgaacttagcatagcactttggtttgatttaacaaaatttaaacaaaattttgaaaaatactctaagtaccgtagcatgctttcacttatttttctcgtgtgtttacatatacttatcGATATGCTTTaattactagataccttatatgcccccccaagtgattgaggagttttaggtcctcggtcacttgccttgaccaagacctgttcgaacattactgctcataataaaaatatatgaaaaacgataatatagcaaaacaacacacgtaatgagcaaatacttgtaatgaatacaataattggcaagattgTCTaactgcgcacagtcccttttatttctcctAATAGATGGGCAatcgtgtctatacgagtgatcaaaatatgatcttacacttataagcgatcagtcacatggttgactaacccttgttcgtAAACTTATTTAAagtaaatttaatacaagccaattctttaagaagaattgtttattgatagtacttgcgcaggtgttcgcAATTtcaatagcaaggaatgagatctccatttaagcaagcaagtttataagtgcctggatggaggacttcttcgatttgataTGGtctttcccagttaggtccaagtactccaacagcttgatcgcgggtgttaaggaaaactcttcttagtaccagatctcccacattaaattttctttcacgtactttagagttgaaataccaggcgaccttttgttggtaagctgatactcggagttgggcttgctcacgcctttcatcgaccaaatacaaagattccattaataactggctaTTAGTGTCTTGGTCGTATGCCATTCGTcgatgtgatggcggatctaattcaacaagcaacatagcctcatatccataagccaaagaaaatggagtatgaccctGTACTGTTCGATGTGACGttttgtacgaccaaaggacttcaggacaCTATTCTGGCCAGGCCCCATTTGCTTCTGCAAGCCTTTCCTTCAGAGTATCCTATAGtgttttgttgacagcctcaacttggccgtttgcttgcggatgagctactgaagaaaagcttttcataatcccatgcctttcgcaaaaatccgtgaacagatcactatcgaactacgtgccgttgtctgagataaTTTTTCTTAGCAATCCATATCAACATACTATGTTCTTGACCATGAAATccagaactttcttggtcgttatggttgcaagtggctcagcttcggtccactttgtgaagtaatcaatagATACCATGGCATATTTGACGTTGCCTTTTCTTGTGGGtaaagacccaatcaaatctattccccacactgcgaatggccacgggctttgcatctgttttagctaaTTAGGGGTTGCtcatggtatcttggagaatctctgacacttgtcgcattttcgaaTAAAGTCCAcagaatcttcattcattgttggacagaagtatccttgccttaggatcttctttgataaactctaccccccagcgtgatccccgcagaaaccttcatggacttctcgcattaattctttggccttttcttttgaaacacaccataggagtggcattgagtaccctcttttGTATAGAATTTCGTCGACCAAAATAAACCGAGCAGCCTGcctctggagggctcttgctttgtttttGTCCGTCAACAACACTTTGTGCATCAAGTACTCAATCAAAGGTGACATCCATGTATCTGCTGCCTGAATTACCATAGAGGTTTCTTCTGTTTTGATGCTTGTTGCGGACAACCGCtcaacaggcactatattcagggtgtcaacatcctttgcacttgctaatttggccaaagcatcagcgtttgagttctggtcgcgaggtacttgctggagagtatttCTTCCAAACTACGCCAACAAATcatttgctttgttcagataagcaaccatcttcagactcctagcttgatattctccagtaatctgattaaccaccaactaagAGTCACTATaaatttcaagtgactttatgttcatgtccctggctaatcgtaaacctgcaagcaacgcttcatactcagcctcattattAGACACTATGAAATCAAATCTGATTGcgtagtggaatcgatgtccttcaggtgtcaCTAAAATTACTCTGGCTCCAGTGTGATGTTCATTAAAAGAGTagtctgtaaataacttccaagGGGGAGTTTGGCTTTAAGGCTCAAGCTCTTCTATCTGTTCATTATCTGGATGCCTAGTGAGCTCTGCGACAAAGTCTACTAaagcttgtccttttactactgctcgtggtgagtaagaaatttcaaactgcccaagctcaactgcccattttaataatcgaccagCGGCCTCCGGTTTCTACAGAACTTGTcgtaggggctggtcagttagcacTGTGATGGAGTGAGCTTAAAAGTATGGTcgtagctttctggaggctaagattaagcagtaggataatttttcaatgggcggatactgcagttctgctcctattagccttttgattatataatatacaactttttgcacattttcctcctccCTTACCAAGAGAGCAGTAGCAGCACATTCTGTGCCGAAAAATAGGTGAATAAAGCTTCTTTATCAACTGGCTTAGATAGGATTAgtggctgcgacatatgagactttaaggcctggaaatcctgctcgcactcctccatccactcaaatttcttatttcccctaagtagattaaaaagtGGGATGCACTTGTGTAACGTCCCActttttcaagactcaataatgcggaaatataaatgttttcatttaataaaatgtctcaaaaacccatagaaaaaaaaaactttttaaaaagtcgtatggccatacttaacatttagttacaaacatgttttataaagattagaatgagcctagtttaggaaaattacacaacatttccaaaaataaaaaggcttcccaaaaggtcggtccacatgtacatttgcaaggaagactccagcgctcactactctgccttgcccttgctcttacctacaacatgaaacaactaggtaagcgaaaacgcttagtaagatcaactttcaaacaaagcatgtagagaattagggttccggacccatccgggaccctacacaatcaatttcaagaacgctaaagcgtcctggaaaacttatggtcatgcctgataaccaaggataaattaattcatatctagataaaaatcctgcactcagaaaaatcccagaacaagcagatatattatatcacaactatatcttatcaacaattatatccctgcactcagaaaatcccagagcaagcagatatattataccacaactatatcttatcaacaattatatccctgcactcagaaaatcccgaagcaagcagatatattatatcacaatataattcgagaccaacgctcgacaatttccaacaattcaggtgtAACgcaccctccaacataattgctaatctgtaaaagagaactgagtctcctcactaagatctagccaataaatattctcatcaagggtaactatcgtgttacctagggcatcgctacttattcaagagtgtaatccaatttacacggttttacggagacttctatgttaatcagtggtgctggtgagcagctgcccctagggtgttcagcctcactcaatcttggcaacccctagtatctctaggcactctcacagaatggccaatattcacggctgctatctgggaataacttatcagagcacttgctcggattctaaccgtccattgattaagtaagcatgagggcccctaggtcccatttatcttggcgcccctaggtttaaccagcttatcctcatctcatggccactcgtcgcggtaatgaaccgaacataaataaaatcaagcagtgtgacggggatcaaccgtctaggatatgacggacttctaccgttcatattttctaaatcatcactcactagactaacgtctctaagcaactttctctgacagcctatatatgtgcatgtatccctatactaacatacaagacaataatcatttcatgttgcagccatacaatataagttgacttacttggagtccttagcgctcagcaggttttcaccctccaacgttcagtccagttacgcttagccaatactgtagttatccatacagtatactcggattaattatggcactcataattcattattattattttgggcagtttggtcattttaataaaagtcatttgtaaggatttataatccttatttggttttaaacctatgaaggaaagtcatacaaaatattcgagactaaaccctaagtctcggggagacctatcctaaggtctcgatacctaggctcgggtatcacaatggtatttccccacaacctgctaaaaatcttattctttcaaggtatcgctattaacccgcacctTCGACTAgttggttaaaatatgtaagattttagccggtattatatcctgaaaatacaaataaattccttaattatttttaaagaaaataaactctttaaattttccttttagttttcttaaggttttaatatctaaaaaccgatttaagaaaattgcctaatttgtcttaattaggaaaatcgttataaatttctcatcttgactaattaattttccaaaagcaattaatcaatttttacttactagaaaaataattcatttaattattttctcaaaatatagggttttaaaccctcttttaatttattaactattaataaattaaatctcttatttttagaaagaataaaaactttttaataaaaataattcatttaaactcaaaggggtaattttagtgaaaatatgatttcaagacttaccaatttatatcttgaaataagcaaaattttactttttaccttatgttccaaaatctcatttttacactaagtgtgaaaagcctatttttcacatttttaactacatacttcgttagttcataacttgaaatttacttacccaattgttaccaaaatttctcaattccatttttgttatgccatttaggtctttgtaaaatattaggtcaaaatgagcattttttattggtgaaatcattttccaacaatgaggtaaaaatgaccttattttcaagtccttattttttccaaactttgacagttaataactttcaaaccgttcaatattttcttaccaaattttacagtagaataataggttatgccagaaatatgtccacaaaattttagaaaaaactggcttcattttccctatacagtggctgtccaaacttggttccgaaaataagaatacgaaaaaacagttttttacctaaactttgaaatagcataacttactcatttctaaacattttttagtgtttcaaaagctcaattttatgtactcaatctcaacaacatcacagtacaatttaattttacaaaaacaatatacagtgactgcttgaccccttggaagtcacagcttaaaacatgttttgttttagggtatcctacaaaaacccttgggggttttggttcccattttcaaacatcaatacacatgcatcataaaaattattaaacaactaccataaccttattacatcaccaacaagaaactttaagcattaaatatacaaaataatgcttaaaactaaataCCCTACagcaaaatcatcaaaagtaaactttttacctctttggtgttcttgcttaaggttttgaccttcctattagctttggctcctccaaaacctttcaaaaaccctaaccaacttcccccaacaacataggtaattagctatttgaaactctatgattaaaacttgacaaaagtctagattaatgaaactttaccttagggaaaacccttcctagaccaagacttagcttccaagtttctttggtgttcttggggttgaaaatggagagaacacttgagagagtcttcaaaaatcagatgagagtgaatgagggagggagagtggtcggatttgggggttagaatggctcacacaactcttcaaaatatcacaaaacacttgagtgcttttctacccacttgcccacttgacttcttaattaaatgggagtTAAAGTTTATAAAATTGgattcacaccactctaaaatagcacatggccggccaccctttgccatatatgtgatcattaaattttttttttttataaaggttaataaaggtttcataagaagaaaagtccaaattggcttttgacaccttttttcactcttattaagttttaatcaccaaacttaacattaattaattaaatttaatgtctctcacatttaatttaattaatcacataataaaatttaacctaaggtccattcatggaataaaattccccatttcggcaaaattaggcatttaacacaaaatgccttaaaatttccattttcttttaggtttattatttttgaccaaactttaacttttatgaatgtattttatgcccaaaatataatttccatgatttttcattttattttctgagattttacccgatcagggtttttgtgtcggtccaggaccgaaagtcttatcttgacttttaaaatcacaaaattcatattttggctagcaataactcatggaatacttacaaacaaaatataatattatttaatttaatattctTAACCTGggggaaaaaatcccgacccgagtcgtttaaaggtacccgaaaacgtaggacgttacaacttgtccgtcgatttagagataaatctacttagggcagcaaTCCTCCCgttcaagctttgaacatcttttatctttgttggcgatttcatatcgaccagggccttgatcttttcgggattagcttcaatacctcgtgagttcactataaatcccaaaaatttccttgatccaactctgaaggaacacttgaggggattcagcttcatctgatatttattcaagatgcTGAAGCACCCTTGCAGGTCCcctatgtgttcttctgcctttttCAAtttaactagcatgtcatcaacatatacttccatgtttataCCAATCAGTTCtgtgaacatgtgattgactaatcgcaagtaagtcgcaccagcatttttcaaaccgaagggcattactttgtaacagtaaagccctgtatcggtccaaaagctagtgtgatcctcatcaggtgggtgcatactgatctgattgtacccagaatatgcatccatgaatgataggatctcatgccctgaagtggcatcgaccaactggtcgatccttgggagcgggcAGCAATctttttgggcaagctttattaaggtctgtgaaatccacgcatgttctccattttccatgtggcttgggtactagtacgggattagagacccaagatggataaaatgataccctgatgaatccattcacctttagcttctcgacttcgtcttttagagccttcgatctgtttttgtcgagcagccttctttccTATTGTACTagtggaaagcttttatctatcttcaagacatggttgataactgttgggtcaattccaaccatgtctttatgcgaccaggcaaagacttcctggtttttcttcaaaaattccactagcTTTTGCTTTactgttgtctctaagtttttactgactttcacaaccctggtggGATCTGcctcattgagttggacctcttcgaggtcctcgattggtcctacttcttcatcaaaatccacaaagcgaggatctaaatccctatcctcactttgggtaacaccctatttggtgacgcgctcacctgattgggcttgtatttcatcggccaattgcaactcttttctggtgacttccctcgatccacctctctttgccttagtaatcaaggaattatagc from the Humulus lupulus chromosome X, drHumLupu1.1, whole genome shotgun sequence genome contains:
- the LOC133806174 gene encoding uncharacterized protein LOC133806174 — encoded protein: MGRVKSIAQKRKKTATPPVEQPAPQAENPSTSPQSEKTSLQEIQIKACLQDVLRPKVEWYVAPPSNITARMDVRETTAGSATGEEVPDQHHHVSQPSRRRTTGVTIREPSNTLRAAAAPAPPGKGKQKASEHHEPTLEAFDLYTNPTFVTPASRKKSNRCQPGEGCSDPSVKRARTEDPPAPTPSKETTPPPSPTGQTPPAPIDQNPSAPANPSPATQPDKTLVEAILNSDCTSASDRLKKLSRHRHSLESFNNTHTMPVGQLLSRGLNELLTGILTVSTSWRCSEEVVAKKAEEIKAAEERLVEEHKVVEAKHTEELRVAEAKIAKLEEELKKKADTVAKITASKDKYKEASLINYREAHKLQ